One window of the Bos mutus isolate GX-2022 chromosome X, NWIPB_WYAK_1.1, whole genome shotgun sequence genome contains the following:
- the SPRY3 gene encoding protein sprouty homolog 3 yields MDAAVTDDFQQILPIEQLRSTHASNDYVDRPPVPCKQALSSPSLIVQTHKSDWSLATMPTALPRSLSQCHQLQPLPQHLSQSSIASSMSHSTTASDQRLLASITPSPSGQSIIRTQPGTGAHPKADGALKGEAEHSAMHPSEHLFICEECGRCKCVLCTAARPLPACWLCNQRCLCSAESLLDYGTCLCCVKGLFYHCSTDDEDNCADEPCSCGPGSCFVRWAAMSLISLFLPCLCCYLPTRGCLHLCQQGYDSLRRPGCRCKRHTNTVCRKISSGSAPFPKAQEKSV; encoded by the coding sequence ATGGATGCTGCAGTGACAGATGATTTCCAACAAATTCTGCCCATTGAACAGCTGCGCTCTACTCACGCTAGCAATGATTATGTGGACCGTCCTCCAGTTCCCTGTAAACAGGCCCTCTCCAGTCCTTCCCTTATCGTGCAAACCCACAAATCTGATTGGTCCCTGGCTACCATGCCCACTGCTCTGCCCCGCAGTCTCAGCCAGTGCCATCAGTTGCAGCCCTTGCCTCAGCATTTGAGCCAGTCTAGCATTGCCAGCTCAATGTCCCATAGTACCACTGCCTCTGATCAAAGGCTCTTGGCCAGCATCACGCCCTCACCTTCAGGCCAGTCCATCATCCGAACCCAGCCTGGAACCGGAGCCCACCCAAAGGCTGACGGTGCTCTGAAAGGAGAAGCTGAGCACTCTGCCATGCACCCCAGTGAGCACCTCTTCATCTGTGAGGAGTGTGGGCGCTGCAAGTGTGTCCTCTGTACAGCAGCTCGCCCTCTCCCCGCTTGCTGGCTATGCAACCAGCGTTGCCTTTGCTCTGCTGAGAGCCTCTTAGATTATGGCACTTGTCTCTGCTGTGTTAAGGGCCTCTTCTACCACTGTTCCACTGACGATGAAGACAACTGCGCCGATGAGCCCTGCTCCTGTGGGCCTGGCTCTTGCTTCGTCCGCTGGGCAGCCATGAGCCTCATCTCCCTCTTCTTACCCTGCCTGTGCTGCTACCTGCCTACCCGTGGATGCCTCCATCTGTGCCAGCAGGGCTATGATAGTCTCAGGCGACCAGGCTGCCGTTGTAAGAGGCACACCAACACTGTGTGCAGAAAAATCTCTTCTGGTAGTGCGCCCTTCCCCAAGGCCCAGGAAAAGTCTGTATGA